From Cryptomeria japonica unplaced genomic scaffold, Sugi_1.0 HiC_scaffold_87, whole genome shotgun sequence, the proteins below share one genomic window:
- the LOC131864474 gene encoding pathogenesis-related thaumatin-like protein 3.7, whose amino-acid sequence MATVSDLVLILVAGLAIYLQMQEAAAVKFEITNQCRYTVWAAGLPGGGQQLDQGKTWTVDVPAGTKGARFWGRTGCSFDASDRGTCQTGDCNGQLSCQVSGGIPTTLAEYTLNGDGNKDFYDVSLVDEFNGPLSINPTNGQCTAPACKADVNAVCPAELKVNGGCNSACTVFQTDQYCYRGAYVDNCPATNYSMIFKNQCPQAYSYAKDDTSSTFTCPSGTTDYSIVFCP is encoded by the exons ATGGCAACAGTATCAGATCTTGTGCTTATTCTTGTGGCTGGACTGGCTATATATCTTCAGATGCAAG AGGCGGCAGCAGTTAAGTTTGAGATAACGAACCAGTGCAGGTACACGGTTTGGGCGGCAGGATTACCCGGCGGAGGGCAGCAGCTCGACCAGGGTAAGACATGGACCGTCGATGTGCCGGCAGGGACAAAGGGAGCAAGATTCTGGGGCCGAACCGGCTGCTCTTTTGATGCGAGCGACCGAGGAACCTGTCAAACCGGTGACTGCAACGGCCAATTGAGCTGCCAGGTCTCGGGAGGCATTCCCACCACGCTGGCTGAGTACACCCTCAATGGAGATGGCAACAAGGACTTCTACGACGTCTCCCTGGTGGACGAATTCAACGGTCCTCTCTCCATCAATCCTACAAACGGACAGTGCACTGCCCCTGCATGCAAAGCCGACGTCAATGCTGTTTGCCCTGCTGAGTTGAAGGTGAATGGCGGATGCAATAGTGCCTGCACTGTCTTTCAAACTGACCAGTATTGCTACAGAGGTGCCTATGTCGACAACTGCCCTGCCACAAACTACTCGATGATCTTCAAGAACCAGTGCCCTCAGGCCTACAGTTATGCCAAGGATGATACTTCCAGCACTTTCACCTGCCCTTCTGGAACCACTGACTACAGTATTGTATTCTGTCCCTAA
- the LOC131864494 gene encoding pathogenesis-related thaumatin-like protein 3.7, with the protein MAMVSDLALVLVAGLAISLHMQQAWAVKFDIRNQCGYTVWAAGLPGGGQQLDQGQTWTVDVPAGTKAARFWGRTGCSFDASGRGTCQTGDCNGQLSCQVSGGVPTTLVEYTLNGDGNQDFYDVSLVDGFNVPLSINPTNGQCTAPACKADVNAACPAELKVNGGCNSACTVFQTDQYCCRGSYVKNCPATNYSMMFKNQCPQAYSYAKDDSSSTFTCPSGTTDYSIVFCP; encoded by the exons ATGGCGATGGTATCAGATCTTGCGCTTGTTCTTGTGGCTGGACTGGCCATATCTTTACATATGCAAC AGGCGTGGGCAGTTAAGTTTGATATACGAAACCAGTGCGGGTACACAGTTTGGGCGGCAGGACTACCAGGAGGAGGGCAGCAGCTTGACCAAGGTCAGACATGGACCGTCGATGTGCCGGCAGGGACAAAGGCGGCAAGATTCTGGGGCCGAACTGGCTGTTCTTTCGATGCGAGCGGCCGAGGAACCTGTCAAACTGGTGACTGCAACGGCCAACTGAGCTGCCAAGTCTCGGGGGGCGTTCCGACCACGCTGGTCGAGTACACCCTAAATGGAGATGGCAACCAGGACTTCTACGATGTCTCCCTGGTTGACGGCTTCAACGTTCCTCTCTCCATCAATCCTACAAATGGACAGTGCACTGCCCCTGCATGCAAAGCCGACGTGAATGCTGCTTGCCCTGCTGAATTGAAGGTGAATGGTGGATGCAATAGTGCCTGTACTGTCTTTCAAACTGACCAGTATTGCTGCAGAGGTTCCTATGTCAAGAACTGCCCCGCCACAAACTACTCGATGATGTTCAAGAACCAGTGCCCACAGGCATACAGTTATGCTAAGGACGATTCTTCCAGCACTTTCACCTGCCCCTCTGGTACCACCGACTATAGTATTGTATTCTGTCCCTAG